A window of Rubricoccus marinus contains these coding sequences:
- a CDS encoding M4 family metallopeptidase, which translates to MPIEHVGRWTRRAFYGAALGLLASPSFAQDKAPLEGAAFSRSDVERIEWSDASGVPTYLAGRLGTVTAKTNAPASFFAANEGLFRVEPDDIVTTSVETDDLGLTHVRVQQTVDGVPVFGGDAALHLSRGGEVYAYGGTLHPDADLVATRPALGASGALASARAVLGPVTERKSASGADEFGHEPMDWTPKADLVVYPHDGTYLLAYRVQLFVDAPTPANWNVFVDAQTGQVIDRYNTIHTFDAPAAPMVFASVAPEVGSGTSTFGGSRTIPTYSSGGTYYLYDTTRGPSYIRTMTGNNGTSLPGSYITDTDNNFTDTAARAGVDAHYGAVTVYDYYQNTHGRNSYNGAGANITSTVHHRVNYNNAFWNGQQMVYGDGDGSQFQALVDLDIVAHELTHAVTGATAGLIYQNESGALNEAVSDIMAVMVDRDDWRLGELSYTPGVSGDALRNLANPPEGNQPDNYADRYTGSQDNGGVHINSGIPNKAAYLMAAGGTFRGVTVASIGRAKTEKIWYRALTQYFTSSTNLAGARQGTLSATADLYGSGGAEYAAVQNAWAAVGIGSGASGGGGTPPSGGTPEWRYETITVESAHNYANNTNTTNVYSKPGASRVAAYFERFELENNYDFVYMKNGSNQTTATYTGTKSAFWAIVDDSELKINFVSDYSVTGYGWRVTRFAYFADRPLLVADGEEGIPMAEAPQGLASDVITGVSAKAALVTGLEVPRPNPASGASSVVFSLEEAGEARVALYDVLGREVAVLHDGQTEAGEHDVAFDARSVPAGSYIIVMQTGAQRLTQRLTVVR; encoded by the coding sequence ATGCCCATTGAGCATGTCGGACGCTGGACCCGCCGCGCCTTTTATGGCGCCGCCCTCGGTCTGCTCGCGTCTCCCTCCTTCGCCCAGGACAAAGCCCCCCTCGAAGGCGCCGCCTTCAGCCGCTCGGACGTCGAGCGGATCGAATGGAGCGACGCCTCTGGCGTCCCCACCTACCTCGCCGGCCGCCTCGGCACGGTGACAGCCAAAACCAACGCCCCCGCTTCTTTTTTCGCCGCTAATGAAGGCCTGTTCCGCGTCGAGCCCGACGACATCGTGACCACCTCGGTCGAGACCGACGACCTCGGCCTGACGCACGTCCGCGTGCAGCAGACCGTGGACGGCGTGCCCGTCTTCGGCGGCGACGCGGCCCTGCACCTCTCGCGAGGCGGCGAGGTCTACGCTTACGGCGGCACGCTCCACCCCGACGCGGACCTCGTCGCGACGCGGCCTGCCCTCGGCGCCAGCGGCGCGCTTGCGAGCGCCCGTGCCGTGCTCGGCCCAGTGACCGAGCGGAAATCGGCCTCTGGCGCCGACGAGTTCGGCCACGAGCCGATGGACTGGACGCCCAAGGCCGACCTCGTCGTGTACCCCCACGATGGCACTTACCTGCTCGCCTACCGCGTGCAGCTCTTCGTGGACGCCCCGACGCCTGCCAACTGGAACGTCTTCGTGGACGCCCAGACCGGCCAGGTGATCGACCGCTACAACACCATCCACACCTTCGACGCGCCCGCAGCACCGATGGTGTTCGCATCTGTCGCGCCAGAGGTCGGATCGGGGACCAGCACCTTCGGCGGAAGCCGGACGATCCCGACGTACTCGTCTGGAGGCACCTACTACCTCTACGACACCACGCGCGGCCCGTCTTACATCCGCACGATGACGGGCAACAACGGGACCAGCCTCCCGGGCTCGTACATCACGGACACGGACAACAACTTCACCGACACGGCTGCCCGTGCGGGCGTTGATGCCCACTACGGTGCCGTTACCGTCTACGACTACTACCAGAACACGCACGGCCGCAACTCCTACAACGGAGCCGGGGCCAACATCACGAGCACGGTCCACCACCGCGTGAACTACAACAACGCGTTCTGGAACGGTCAGCAGATGGTGTACGGTGACGGGGACGGCTCGCAGTTCCAGGCGCTCGTCGACCTGGACATCGTGGCTCACGAACTCACGCACGCCGTCACGGGCGCGACCGCCGGCCTCATCTACCAGAACGAGAGCGGTGCCCTCAACGAGGCCGTTTCCGACATCATGGCCGTCATGGTGGACCGCGACGATTGGCGCTTGGGTGAGCTGAGCTACACGCCGGGCGTCTCCGGAGACGCACTCCGCAACCTCGCCAACCCGCCAGAGGGCAACCAGCCCGACAACTACGCGGACCGCTACACCGGCAGCCAGGACAACGGAGGTGTGCACATCAACTCCGGGATCCCGAACAAGGCCGCTTACCTCATGGCCGCTGGCGGCACGTTCCGCGGCGTCACCGTTGCGAGCATCGGCCGCGCCAAGACGGAGAAGATCTGGTACCGCGCCCTCACGCAGTACTTCACGTCCTCCACCAACCTCGCGGGCGCCCGTCAGGGCACGCTTTCCGCTACGGCCGACCTCTACGGGTCCGGCGGCGCGGAGTACGCGGCTGTGCAGAACGCGTGGGCGGCTGTCGGTATCGGTTCCGGCGCCTCTGGCGGCGGCGGCACGCCTCCCAGCGGGGGCACGCCGGAGTGGCGCTACGAGACGATCACCGTCGAGAGCGCGCACAACTACGCCAACAACACCAACACGACCAACGTGTACTCCAAGCCTGGCGCGAGCCGCGTGGCGGCGTACTTCGAGCGCTTCGAGCTGGAGAACAACTACGACTTCGTGTACATGAAGAACGGCTCCAACCAGACCACGGCGACCTACACGGGCACCAAGTCTGCGTTCTGGGCCATCGTGGACGACTCCGAGTTGAAGATCAACTTCGTCTCGGACTACTCCGTGACGGGTTACGGCTGGCGGGTGACGCGCTTCGCGTACTTCGCGGATCGGCCGCTTCTCGTGGCGGACGGTGAGGAAGGCATCCCGATGGCGGAAGCGCCTCAGGGTCTGGCCTCGGACGTGATCACCGGCGTCAGCGCGAAGGCCGCGCTGGTAACCGGCCTGGAAGTCCCTCGTCCGAACCCCGCCTCTGGCGCGAGCAGCGTCGTCTTCTCTCTAGAGGAGGCCGGCGAGGCGCGCGTGGCGCTGTACGACGTGCTCGGCCGCGAGGTCGCCGTCCTGCACGACGGCCAGACCGAGGCCGGCGAGCATGACGTCGCGTTCGACGCCCGGAGCGTGCCAGCGGGCTCGTACATCATTGTGATGCAGACAGGTGCGCAGCGCCTGACCCAACGCCTGACCGTGGTGAGGTAG
- a CDS encoding DUF58 domain-containing protein — protein MGPFRDLFLPARFFQVGTALVVVFVVAFFWPPLLWAAKAMAFALAVLLLADALLLWGTRKGGLVATRAVEDKLSMGDENEVALNVENRYGTPISARIIDEAPVQFQKRDTGDLLPLAARGAEGARQRRTYSLRPTERGVYGFGHLNLFAATPIGLINRRFRAVPPQEVKVYPSIIQMRKYAFLAESNRLEEAGLKRVRRLGQTMEFDQVRTYVPGDDRRTINWKATARRGMASGGGPSLLVNQYEEERAQPVVAALDMGRAMRSPFEGITLLDHAVNTSLVLLNTALIKADKAGLVTFDHEVRTVVAPDRGRGQLSRVLESLYRQRPSYRDPSYEAFYAAVRSRLKRRSLILLFTNFDTRAGLERQLPYLARIARKHRLVVVLFENSGIRELLETPAERLEDVYVKTTAETLAMEKREIARTLERRGIGSILTSPEHLTVDAVNRYIALKARGSF, from the coding sequence TTGGGGCCGTTCCGCGACCTGTTTCTACCCGCTCGATTTTTCCAGGTCGGGACGGCGCTCGTCGTCGTGTTCGTGGTCGCGTTTTTCTGGCCGCCTCTGCTGTGGGCTGCGAAAGCGATGGCGTTCGCGCTGGCCGTGTTGCTCCTCGCGGACGCGCTTTTGCTTTGGGGTACGCGCAAAGGCGGACTCGTCGCCACGCGTGCGGTCGAAGACAAGCTTTCGATGGGCGACGAGAACGAGGTCGCCCTCAATGTGGAAAACCGCTACGGCACACCCATTTCAGCCCGCATCATTGACGAGGCGCCCGTTCAGTTTCAGAAGCGGGACACCGGAGACCTCCTGCCTCTGGCGGCGCGCGGCGCTGAAGGCGCTCGCCAGAGGCGCACGTACTCCCTCCGCCCGACCGAGCGCGGCGTCTACGGGTTCGGCCACCTCAACCTGTTCGCGGCCACGCCCATCGGGCTCATCAACCGCCGCTTCCGGGCCGTTCCGCCCCAGGAAGTCAAGGTGTACCCGTCCATCATCCAGATGCGGAAGTATGCCTTCCTGGCCGAGAGCAACCGGCTGGAAGAGGCGGGCTTGAAGCGCGTCCGGCGCCTGGGCCAGACGATGGAGTTCGACCAAGTGCGCACCTACGTTCCGGGCGATGACCGCCGCACGATCAACTGGAAAGCCACCGCCCGGCGCGGGATGGCCTCTGGCGGAGGCCCATCGCTTCTCGTTAACCAGTACGAGGAGGAGCGGGCGCAGCCCGTCGTCGCCGCGCTCGACATGGGCCGCGCTATGCGCTCGCCCTTTGAAGGCATCACGCTTCTGGATCACGCTGTCAACACGAGCCTCGTGCTGCTCAATACGGCCCTTATCAAAGCTGACAAGGCCGGGCTCGTCACGTTCGATCACGAGGTCCGCACCGTTGTCGCGCCCGACCGCGGGCGTGGGCAGCTCTCGCGCGTGCTGGAGTCGCTCTACCGCCAGAGGCCGTCCTACCGGGACCCTTCCTACGAGGCGTTCTACGCCGCCGTCCGCAGCCGGCTGAAGCGGCGGTCGCTCATCTTGCTGTTCACCAACTTCGATACGCGGGCCGGACTGGAGCGGCAGTTGCCGTACTTGGCCCGCATCGCGAGAAAGCACCGGCTCGTCGTCGTGCTCTTCGAGAACAGCGGCATCCGCGAACTACTGGAGACGCCCGCCGAGCGACTGGAGGACGTGTACGTCAAGACCACGGCGGAAACGCTCGCGATGGAGAAGCGAGAAATCGCCCGGACCCTGGAGCGCCGCGGCATCGGCTCCATCCTGACCTCGCCCGAGCACCTGACCGTGGACGCCGTGAACCGGTACATCGCGCTCAAGGCCCGCGGGTCGTTCTGA
- a CDS encoding AAA family ATPase, whose protein sequence is MDTPDPDAPLAPTDPTTAETSGTAKAPEASGDDLFAATTELEPVAEAVEALRHEIGQLVVGQVGMVDELIACMLAGGHALIEGVPGVAKTLTAKLLAKATGLDYSRVQFTPDLMPADVLGTSVFRPREGDFEFHPGPIFAQVVLIDEINRAPAKTQAALFEVMEERQATIDGTTYAMHAPFMVLATQNPVEHEGTYNLPEAQLDRFLFKVVVGYPSLEEEVRMLTQFQAHGGRVDLDRVHSVLDADAIQRAQEAVRLVRAEPPVLRYAAEIVGATRSHPALMLGGSPRATLALIQGAKAVAAMSGRDFATPDDIKSIVAPAMRHRIILTPEREIEGVRAEDVLRRIVEDVEVPR, encoded by the coding sequence GTGGACACCCCCGATCCCGACGCGCCGCTGGCGCCCACCGACCCGACCACCGCCGAAACCAGCGGCACCGCCAAGGCGCCAGAGGCCTCTGGCGACGACTTGTTCGCGGCGACAACCGAACTGGAGCCCGTCGCCGAGGCCGTGGAGGCGCTGCGGCATGAGATCGGGCAGCTCGTCGTCGGGCAGGTCGGGATGGTGGACGAGCTGATCGCGTGCATGCTCGCGGGAGGGCACGCGCTGATCGAGGGCGTGCCGGGCGTCGCCAAAACGCTCACGGCCAAGTTGCTCGCCAAGGCCACAGGCCTCGACTACTCCCGCGTGCAGTTCACGCCCGACCTGATGCCGGCCGATGTGCTGGGCACGAGCGTGTTTCGCCCGCGCGAGGGTGACTTCGAGTTCCACCCCGGCCCCATCTTCGCCCAAGTCGTCCTCATCGACGAGATCAACCGCGCGCCTGCCAAGACGCAAGCGGCGCTGTTCGAGGTCATGGAAGAGCGGCAGGCCACGATCGACGGGACGACGTACGCGATGCACGCCCCGTTCATGGTCCTCGCGACGCAGAACCCCGTCGAGCACGAGGGCACCTACAACCTGCCCGAGGCCCAACTCGACCGCTTCCTCTTCAAGGTCGTGGTTGGCTACCCGAGCCTGGAAGAGGAGGTGCGGATGCTGACTCAGTTCCAGGCCCACGGCGGGCGCGTCGACCTCGACCGTGTGCATTCCGTCTTGGACGCCGACGCGATCCAGCGCGCGCAAGAGGCCGTCCGCCTCGTCCGCGCCGAGCCGCCGGTGCTCCGCTACGCCGCCGAGATTGTGGGCGCCACGCGCTCTCACCCGGCACTCATGCTCGGCGGCAGCCCACGCGCGACTCTCGCCTTGATCCAAGGCGCCAAAGCCGTCGCCGCGATGTCCGGCCGCGACTTCGCCACGCCGGACGACATCAAGTCCATCGTGGCTCCGGCCATGCGCCACCGCATCATCCTCACACCCGAGCGCGAGATCGAAGGGGTCCGTGCCGAGGACGTGCTTCGCCGCATCGTCGAGGACGTGGAGGTGCCCCGGTGA
- a CDS encoding DUF4350 domain-containing protein, with the protein MKGRALLWLVLCGGGLLALVILTAPTQLDTRIRLEREGSAPFDAEVFYASLPEWLGTTVTPVDEPPFEFLADTTRAGTTYMFVSRAFAPDPDEASRLLAYVARGNTVFVSAHVLGGAMFDSLGTADSSRGELRGVRTEWEDDLPWLQRNDLSVDDSLDLWASGVDGTYGFPFTVNRATLYGLDSSRTELLGTQHDSDNIEEDPNYVRIRHGRGTVLVHSAPLALTNAALTGEGDGEAYIAGLLAALPSQPVFWDDYTKPYRAQAQTPLRFVLQTPALAWAYWLGLLLIILLILFRGRRWQRAIPTVKPPPNAQREFARTVGRLHFTHGDSRALFKRKRRVFLDRLRTRLRMSAPDLSADAARRASRRAGVPEEEGLALFAVLRRLGKQSAPHGADLVDLDARLDRFFRHLDAPARTSASGEDTREPSGDGAAAPALAPEAR; encoded by the coding sequence ATGAAGGGACGCGCACTTCTCTGGCTGGTCCTCTGCGGCGGCGGGCTCCTCGCCCTCGTCATCCTCACGGCGCCGACCCAACTAGACACGCGCATCCGCCTGGAGCGCGAGGGCAGCGCCCCGTTCGACGCCGAGGTGTTTTACGCCTCGCTGCCGGAATGGCTGGGCACGACCGTCACGCCCGTAGACGAGCCTCCTTTCGAGTTCCTCGCCGACACCACGCGGGCGGGCACGACATACATGTTCGTCTCGCGTGCCTTCGCGCCCGACCCGGACGAGGCCTCGCGGCTTCTGGCGTACGTCGCCAGAGGCAACACCGTCTTCGTCTCGGCGCACGTGCTCGGCGGCGCGATGTTCGACTCGCTCGGCACCGCGGACTCTTCGCGCGGCGAGCTGCGCGGGGTCCGCACCGAGTGGGAGGACGACCTCCCCTGGTTGCAGCGCAACGACCTCTCGGTCGACGACAGCCTGGACCTCTGGGCCTCTGGCGTGGACGGCACCTATGGCTTCCCGTTCACCGTCAACCGCGCGACGCTCTACGGCCTGGACTCCTCGCGCACGGAACTCCTGGGGACGCAGCACGACAGCGACAACATCGAGGAAGACCCCAACTACGTCCGCATCCGGCACGGCCGTGGAACCGTGCTCGTACACTCGGCGCCGCTGGCGCTGACCAACGCCGCCCTTACCGGCGAGGGCGATGGCGAGGCGTACATCGCGGGGCTTCTGGCGGCGCTCCCGTCGCAGCCGGTGTTCTGGGACGACTACACCAAGCCGTACCGCGCGCAGGCGCAGACGCCGCTGCGGTTCGTGCTGCAAACACCCGCGCTCGCGTGGGCCTACTGGCTGGGCCTACTGCTCATCATTCTGCTCATCCTCTTCAGAGGCCGGCGCTGGCAGCGCGCCATCCCGACCGTGAAGCCGCCGCCCAACGCGCAGCGCGAGTTTGCCCGGACCGTCGGGCGGCTGCACTTCACGCACGGCGATTCTCGCGCGCTGTTCAAGCGCAAGAGGCGCGTCTTTCTCGACCGGCTCCGCACCCGCTTGCGAATGTCCGCCCCGGACCTCTCCGCCGACGCGGCTCGCCGAGCGTCCCGCCGCGCTGGTGTGCCCGAAGAGGAAGGCCTGGCGCTGTTTGCCGTGCTCCGCCGCCTTGGCAAGCAGAGCGCGCCCCACGGCGCCGACCTCGTCGACCTCGACGCACGGCTCGACCGCTTTTTCCGCCACCTCGACGCGCCCGCGCGAACGTCCGCCTCTGGCGAAGACACGCGCGAGCCTTCGGGTGACGGGGCCGCCGCGCCCGCTCTCGCGCCAGAGGCCCGCTAG
- a CDS encoding DUF4129 domain-containing protein, whose amino-acid sequence MTPARVPRLPAARLWRGPGGISARGLWRASVVVCALLASPGALAQEDAPPPPPAPPPPPPGAVYEDLPIYDAPDYQSGDEPEILVPTDSLAPREAPSDVLARYRNDPAFQYDSPEAEGPSLWDRLKRWFGENVLAPILQGATSRGGSTLLLLAAILGLAWVVTRLLRADVGPLFGRKDLDASGAEAGPLMDVDDILEVNVSSLLADALARGDLREAVRFRYVLALQSLAETGAISWRRDTTNREYVQQAREAGGAALAGPFADATRAFDYVWYGERPVNRARYNTLEPLFERVDRAARAPRQRPAPEAV is encoded by the coding sequence GTGACCCCAGCGCGCGTCCCTCGGCTCCCGGCCGCTCGCCTCTGGCGCGGTCCGGGCGGGATCTCCGCCAGAGGCCTCTGGCGGGCGAGCGTGGTGGTGTGCGCACTTCTGGCGTCACCCGGGGCTCTCGCGCAGGAGGACGCACCGCCGCCTCCACCCGCACCGCCTCCCCCTCCTCCTGGGGCCGTCTACGAAGACCTCCCGATCTACGACGCCCCCGACTACCAGAGCGGGGACGAACCGGAGATCCTGGTCCCGACGGACTCGTTGGCCCCGAGAGAGGCGCCGTCCGATGTGCTCGCGCGCTACCGAAACGACCCGGCGTTTCAGTACGACTCGCCAGAGGCCGAGGGCCCATCGCTGTGGGACCGCCTGAAACGCTGGTTCGGCGAAAACGTCTTGGCTCCCATTCTCCAAGGGGCGACGAGCAGAGGCGGCTCGACCCTGCTGCTCTTGGCCGCCATTCTCGGGCTCGCGTGGGTGGTGACGCGCCTCTTGCGGGCCGACGTGGGGCCGCTGTTCGGACGCAAGGACCTCGACGCCTCTGGCGCCGAAGCCGGGCCGCTCATGGACGTGGACGACATCCTCGAGGTGAACGTCTCCTCGCTACTCGCCGATGCCCTCGCCAGAGGCGATCTGCGTGAGGCCGTCCGCTTCCGCTACGTCCTCGCGCTGCAGTCGCTCGCCGAGACGGGCGCCATCTCGTGGCGGCGCGACACCACCAACCGCGAGTACGTGCAGCAAGCGCGAGAGGCGGGCGGCGCCGCGCTCGCCGGTCCGTTCGCAGACGCCACACGCGCCTTCGATTACGTCTGGTACGGCGAACGCCCGGTCAACCGCGCGCGCTACAACACCCTGGAGCCGCTCTTCGAGCGCGTGGATCGCGCGGCGCGCGCGCCCCGCCAGAGGCCAGCCCCCGAAGCGGTATGA
- a CDS encoding stage II sporulation protein M has protein sequence MREAVFVRRHADDWKRFEDGLASGAAPDPDALTDAYIRVGDDLAFAKTFYPGSPTAAYLNDLSADIHARVYRNRREERGRFKHFWAREVPLAMYQARRAMTVALLLFLGACAVGFISASGDGEFARLIMGDGYVNMTEANIESGDPFAVYKDMRQDNMSAYIVQNNILVSFLAFVGFMPMFGIPAGSLGSAWAMIGNGIMVGAFYHLFASNGLSLEFFRVVFIHGLPELSAIAIAGGAGLTMWNALLFPGTYPRLEAFARGARRGLKIILALVPVFLYAGLLEGFVTRLTDMPAVLSWLIIGASGAAMLWYFVLLPWRVGRAVSDHA, from the coding sequence GTGAGAGAAGCCGTCTTCGTCCGACGACACGCCGACGACTGGAAACGGTTCGAGGACGGCCTGGCCTCTGGCGCCGCGCCCGACCCCGACGCGCTGACCGACGCCTACATCCGCGTCGGCGACGACCTCGCGTTTGCCAAGACGTTCTACCCGGGCTCTCCGACCGCGGCGTACCTCAACGACCTCTCGGCCGACATCCACGCGCGGGTGTACCGCAACCGCCGCGAGGAACGTGGCCGGTTCAAGCACTTCTGGGCGCGCGAGGTGCCGCTGGCGATGTACCAGGCTCGCCGCGCGATGACCGTGGCGCTCCTGCTGTTCCTGGGCGCGTGCGCCGTCGGGTTCATCTCCGCCTCTGGCGACGGCGAGTTCGCGCGGCTCATCATGGGCGACGGCTACGTCAACATGACGGAGGCCAACATCGAGAGCGGCGATCCTTTCGCGGTCTACAAAGACATGCGGCAGGACAACATGTCGGCATACATCGTGCAGAACAACATCCTCGTGTCGTTCCTCGCCTTCGTCGGCTTTATGCCGATGTTCGGAATCCCCGCGGGGTCGCTGGGGTCGGCGTGGGCGATGATTGGCAACGGGATCATGGTGGGCGCCTTCTACCACCTGTTCGCGAGCAACGGGCTCTCGCTGGAGTTCTTCCGCGTCGTGTTCATCCACGGCCTGCCGGAGCTCTCGGCCATCGCGATCGCGGGCGGCGCGGGGCTCACGATGTGGAACGCACTCCTCTTCCCCGGTACGTATCCGCGCCTGGAAGCCTTCGCCAGAGGCGCGCGGCGAGGCCTCAAAATCATCCTCGCGCTCGTCCCCGTGTTTCTCTACGCGGGCCTGCTCGAAGGCTTCGTGACGCGTTTGACCGACATGCCGGCCGTGCTGAGCTGGCTCATCATCGGGGCCTCTGGCGCCGCGATGCTGTGGTACTTCGTCCTCCTCCCTTGGCGCGTGGGCCGCGCCGTTTCTGATCATGCTTGA
- a CDS encoding RDD family protein, with product MPRAEPVSSVFATPDPAVDLSFEIRTAQNVPLALEPASVGQRIMATVIDIVIGIAWMLMTLWMLGNMGADSFALLLLVVWLPPFLYHLVMEVLFEGRTVGKMVMSTRVARLDGAQPTLAQYLLRWLLRLVDVTVTSGVVAVVSVALTKRSQRLGDLAAGTTVVRQRRRLEWINVLYPMVPDDYEPVFPEAENLSDAEIRTVRAVIARLQISKGDRRAQALAERAQRAVERRLDLEPTRLAPEAFLRTIVRDHVARLDRFGQHA from the coding sequence ATGCCGCGTGCAGAACCGGTATCATCGGTCTTCGCCACTCCCGATCCTGCCGTGGACCTGTCGTTCGAGATCCGCACTGCCCAGAACGTGCCTCTGGCGCTGGAGCCCGCCAGCGTGGGGCAGCGCATCATGGCGACGGTTATCGACATCGTGATCGGGATCGCGTGGATGCTGATGACGCTGTGGATGCTGGGCAACATGGGCGCCGACTCGTTCGCGCTCCTGCTACTCGTGGTGTGGCTGCCGCCGTTCCTGTACCACCTCGTCATGGAGGTCCTCTTCGAGGGCCGCACGGTCGGCAAAATGGTGATGAGCACGCGCGTCGCGCGACTGGACGGCGCACAGCCGACGCTCGCGCAATACCTCTTGCGGTGGCTTCTTCGCTTGGTAGATGTCACCGTGACGAGCGGCGTGGTCGCTGTTGTCAGCGTGGCCCTGACCAAGCGCTCGCAGCGTCTTGGGGACCTCGCCGCGGGCACGACCGTCGTGCGCCAGAGGCGCCGTCTGGAGTGGATCAACGTGCTCTACCCGATGGTGCCGGACGACTACGAGCCGGTCTTCCCCGAGGCTGAAAACCTGAGCGACGCCGAGATCCGAACCGTTCGCGCGGTGATCGCGCGGCTGCAGATCTCCAAAGGGGACCGCCGCGCGCAGGCCCTAGCAGAGCGCGCGCAGCGCGCCGTAGAGCGGCGCCTGGACCTGGAGCCGACACGGCTCGCGCCTGAGGCGTTTTTGCGCACGATTGTCCGCGACCACGTGGCGCGCCTGGACCGCTTCGGGCAACACGCCTGA